The region CGCCTCGTCGGTCGCGAGGGTGAAGCCGTCAGCCGCGCGGGTCACGCGGGGATGCTCATCGGTGTCGAACACGGTGACACCCTTGCGGCCCTTGACCTGCACGGGCACGATCTCGTCTTTGAAGCGTCCGGCGTTCAGGGCGTCCATCGTCTTGCGCTGACTGTCGAGCGCGAAGGCGTCCTGGTCCTCGCGGGTGATCTCGCCGCCAGCGTAGGCGCCCTCGCGGGAGCGCCCCACGATGTTCTCGGCGGTCTCCCCCATCGCCTCCAGCGGGAACAGCGCCTCCATCGCGGGGTTCGGGAAGCGCCAGCCCAGCGTGGTGTCATACGCGGTGACGTTCCCGTTCGCGAAGGCCTGCGCACCCTTGGGCATCACGAGAGGCGCGCGGGTCATGCTCTCCACGCCGCCCGCCACGTACACCTCCCCGTCGCCGTTGCGGATGGCGCGGGCCGCCGTGTTGATGGCCGACAGGCCAGAAGCGCACAGGCGGTTCACGGTCAGGCCCGCCACGCTGTCGGGCAGGCCCGCGAGCAGGGCGGCCATGCGGGCCACGTTGCGGTTGTCCTCGCCCGCTTGGTTCGCGCAGCCCAGGATCACCTCCTCGATCTGGTCGGCGGGCACGCCGCTGCGCGCGACCGCCTCACGGATGGCGTGCGCGGCGAGATCGTCGGGCCGGATGGTGGACAGGGCGCCCCGGATCGCGCCGATGGGCGTGCGGACGGCCGCGACGATCACCACGTCACGGTCGTGCAGAGAACTGACAGTAGGAAGCTGGGACACGGTGGGAAACCTCCGGGAAAGCAGGCGGGAGGGCATCCGTGGTTCAGAGGGAGGCCCGGAATGAACGCAGTTGACGCCTGCATTCAAGCGCGCCGCGCCCCCGGATGGGAAGGGCCGCCGGCCTGTCAAACGGAACGCCGCCCCTGACACCAGAGGTGCGCGGGGCGGCGTGCGGAACGCGATTGTAAAGAGGGGGGCCTGGCGGGCGCGTCAGCCCAGGCGGCTGCGGCGCAGGCGGCCCAGCAGGGCGAACACCTGCCGCTGCTCCTCGGCGTGGATGGCGCGGCGGATCGCCTCGGGCGACAGGGGTTTCAGGTCGGCGGCGCTGCTCACCACGGCGGGCGCCTCCGGTTCCTTCTGTTCCTCCAGGTAGGGGGTGCCCCAGCGGCCCCATGTCGCGTCCATGTCCCTCACCTTCCTGGTCATGCGCCCAGACTAGTCATGCAACTCACACAATTCTCTGACGGAAGCTGACGGGCCACCTCGGTCGTCCCGGCGTGCAGACCGTCCGGAACGCACCGGACTGGAGAGGCGGCAGCCCGCCAGCCACATGAGTGGCACCTGAAGATCGCCTCCCTACACACCCCGCCGCCCAGGAGGCCGGGGCCGGAGTATCCTCGCGGGCGGACAGGCTGGCGACCCACGCACGGGCGCCGGCCGAAGGGAGACGCGCATGACCATCACGCAAACGGCCGCCTGGAGCGCCCTGCTCGACCACCACCGCGCCCTGGAGGGCACCCACCTGCGGGACCTGTTCGCGCAGGACGCCGCGCGCGGCGAACGCCTGACCGCCGAGGGCGCGGGCCTGTACCTCGACTACAGCAAGAACCGCG is a window of Deinococcus grandis DNA encoding:
- a CDS encoding thiolase family protein, with amino-acid sequence MSQLPTVSSLHDRDVVIVAAVRTPIGAIRGALSTIRPDDLAAHAIREAVARSGVPADQIEEVILGCANQAGEDNRNVARMAALLAGLPDSVAGLTVNRLCASGLSAINTAARAIRNGDGEVYVAGGVESMTRAPLVMPKGAQAFANGNVTAYDTTLGWRFPNPAMEALFPLEAMGETAENIVGRSREGAYAGGEITREDQDAFALDSQRKTMDALNAGRFKDEIVPVQVKGRKGVTVFDTDEHPRVTRAADGFTLATDEATLAGLKPAFRKGGSVTAGNASGLNDGAAALVLMSAAKARELGVTPLARWVGAAAAGVEARVMGLGPIPATRKLLSRTGLSVQDLDLIELNEAFAAQALACIRELDLPQERVNVNGGAIALGHPLGMSGARLIVALTHELARREGRYGLATLCVGVGQGEAAIIERVEA